Proteins from a genomic interval of Nocardioides jishulii:
- a CDS encoding anti-sigma factor, whose translation MSSAEHDHVATELLAALAMGESADELGLDPQQRDHLADCASCTAEVAALRETLELIAVGGGTTLARPPASVWEGVRAELGRPPEVTPIRRRRAVPTWFAATAAAVALAAGVGLGAWIVAPDQQDEPAPQAQVVGEAPLASLDGAPEDRGAAVVRRVGDHLVLHVEASDLGGPAGESDGTREVWLINVDGKRMVSLGLLPAGEAGDFDFPERLLDRGYRIVDISYEPDDGDPVHSGQSLARGEIA comes from the coding sequence ATGAGTTCAGCTGAGCACGACCACGTCGCCACCGAGCTCCTGGCTGCCCTCGCGATGGGGGAGTCGGCCGACGAGCTCGGCCTCGACCCGCAGCAGCGCGACCACCTGGCCGACTGTGCGAGCTGCACCGCCGAGGTCGCTGCGCTGCGTGAGACGCTGGAGCTCATCGCCGTCGGCGGCGGCACGACGCTCGCCCGCCCGCCCGCCTCGGTGTGGGAGGGCGTCCGGGCCGAGCTCGGCCGGCCGCCCGAGGTCACGCCGATCAGGCGTCGCCGAGCCGTGCCGACCTGGTTCGCTGCGACAGCTGCCGCGGTCGCCCTCGCCGCCGGCGTGGGGCTCGGCGCCTGGATCGTGGCGCCCGACCAGCAGGACGAGCCGGCCCCGCAGGCGCAGGTCGTGGGCGAGGCCCCCCTGGCCTCCCTCGACGGGGCGCCGGAGGACCGCGGTGCGGCGGTCGTACGCCGTGTCGGCGACCACCTCGTGCTGCACGTCGAGGCGAGCGACCTCGGTGGCCCGGCCGGGGAGTCGGACGGCACGCGCGAGGTGTGGCTGATCAACGTCGACGGCAAGCGGATGGTCTCGCTCGGGCTGCTGCCCGCGGGGGAGGCCGGCGACTTCGACTTCCCCGAACGGCTGCTCGACCGGGGTTACCGGATCGTCGACATCTCCTACGAGCCCGACGACGGTGACCCCGTGCACTCCGGCCAGAGCCTGGCCCGGGGCGAGATCGCCTGA
- a CDS encoding Ig-like domain-containing protein: protein MRRLTARLATLFATGMVASTLGALSLAAPANAAPPVVVNDTVTMYENTIALPVLLANDTDPDGDELKVCRIEEVLDGKVMFAELFSMHLVIADVKSAGTYTFKYWACDFETLVPGTLTVVVKPSPKMTLSVTKIKNRPGKLKVVNKNGYAIDFAWGHAEKGSPDKQVRIGKKKTKVISVRRKAVTWVASNGNNGAQKYGYVKGIKLPKKQKPLPPSPRPRAQASLIAHLKGESAAYTGWLAPARPLRER from the coding sequence ATGCGCAGACTGACAGCACGCCTGGCGACCCTCTTCGCCACCGGAATGGTCGCCTCGACCCTGGGAGCTCTCTCCCTGGCCGCGCCGGCCAACGCCGCCCCGCCCGTGGTCGTCAACGACACCGTGACGATGTACGAGAACACGATCGCCCTCCCCGTTCTCCTGGCCAACGACACCGACCCCGATGGTGACGAGCTCAAGGTCTGCCGCATTGAGGAGGTCCTCGACGGCAAGGTCATGTTCGCCGAGCTGTTCAGCATGCATCTCGTCATCGCCGACGTGAAGTCCGCCGGCACCTACACCTTCAAGTACTGGGCCTGCGACTTCGAGACGCTGGTGCCCGGCACCCTCACCGTCGTCGTGAAGCCGTCGCCGAAGATGACCCTCTCGGTCACCAAGATCAAGAACCGCCCCGGCAAGCTCAAGGTCGTCAACAAGAACGGCTACGCCATCGACTTCGCCTGGGGCCACGCCGAGAAGGGAAGCCCGGACAAGCAGGTCCGCATCGGCAAGAAGAAGACCAAGGTCATCAGCGTGCGCCGCAAGGCCGTCACCTGGGTCGCCTCCAACGGGAACAACGGCGCCCAGAAGTACGGCTACGTCAAGGGCATCAAGCTCCCGAAGAAGCAGAAGCCGCTCCCGCCGAGCCCGCGTCCGCGCGCCCAGGCGTCGCTGATCGCGCACCTCAAGGGCGAGTCGGCGGCGTACACCGGCTGGCTCGCGCCAGCACGCCCGCTCCGCGAGCGCTGA
- the purB gene encoding adenylosuccinate lyase, with the protein MALVPNVLATRYAAADLAAIWSPEHKIVLERQLWVAVLKAQKDLGIDVPDGVIEAYEAVIDQVDLGSIAERERITRHDVKARIEEFSALAGHEHIHKGMTSRDLTENVEQLQLKQSLELLRDRAVAALARLARLATEHETTVMAGRSHNVAAQATTLGKRFATVADEMLIAVQRIEELLARFPLRGIKGPMGTAQDMLDLLDGDADKLAELEQRVAAHLGFDHVLTSVGQVYPRSLDFEALSAVVQLVAGPSNLATTIRLMAGIELVTEGFKEGQVGSSAMPHKMNTRSCERVNGLAVITRGYLSMVGELAGDQWNEGDVSCSVVRRVALPDAFFAADGLFQTFLTVLDEFGAFPAVIQRELDRYLPFLATTKVLMSAVRNGVGREVAHEAIKEAAVGTALAMRKGQVENDVFAKLAADERLGLTREQIEALVAEPITFTGAAVAQTQAVVRKVAALAEKYPDAAAYTPGAIL; encoded by the coding sequence ATGGCACTCGTTCCCAACGTCCTGGCGACCCGTTACGCCGCCGCCGACCTCGCTGCCATCTGGTCGCCGGAGCACAAGATCGTCCTGGAGCGCCAGCTCTGGGTCGCCGTGCTCAAGGCGCAGAAGGACCTCGGCATCGACGTGCCCGACGGCGTCATCGAGGCGTACGAGGCCGTCATCGACCAGGTGGACCTCGGCTCCATCGCCGAGCGCGAGCGCATCACGCGCCACGACGTGAAGGCGCGCATCGAGGAGTTCTCCGCGCTCGCCGGTCACGAGCACATCCACAAGGGCATGACCTCGCGCGACCTCACCGAGAACGTCGAGCAGCTCCAGCTCAAGCAGAGCCTCGAGCTGCTGCGCGACCGCGCCGTCGCCGCCCTCGCCCGTCTCGCCCGTCTTGCGACCGAGCACGAGACCACCGTGATGGCCGGCCGTTCGCACAACGTCGCTGCCCAGGCGACCACGCTGGGCAAGCGTTTCGCCACCGTGGCCGACGAGATGCTGATCGCCGTGCAGCGCATCGAGGAGCTGCTCGCGCGCTTCCCGCTGCGTGGCATCAAGGGCCCGATGGGCACTGCCCAGGACATGCTCGACCTGCTCGACGGTGACGCCGACAAGCTCGCCGAGCTCGAGCAGCGCGTCGCCGCCCACCTCGGGTTCGACCACGTGCTGACCTCGGTCGGCCAGGTCTACCCGCGCTCGCTCGACTTCGAGGCGCTCTCGGCGGTCGTCCAGCTCGTCGCCGGCCCCTCCAACCTCGCCACCACGATCCGCCTGATGGCCGGCATCGAGCTGGTGACCGAGGGGTTCAAGGAGGGCCAGGTCGGCTCCTCGGCGATGCCGCACAAGATGAACACCCGCTCCTGCGAGCGCGTCAACGGCCTGGCGGTCATCACCCGTGGCTACCTGTCGATGGTCGGCGAGCTGGCCGGCGACCAGTGGAACGAGGGTGACGTCTCGTGCTCCGTCGTACGCCGTGTCGCCCTGCCGGACGCCTTCTTCGCCGCCGACGGCCTCTTCCAGACCTTCCTCACGGTGCTCGACGAGTTCGGCGCCTTCCCGGCCGTGATCCAGCGTGAGCTCGACCGCTACCTCCCGTTCCTGGCCACCACCAAGGTGCTGATGAGTGCGGTGCGCAACGGCGTGGGCCGCGAGGTCGCCCACGAGGCGATCAAGGAGGCCGCCGTCGGCACCGCCCTGGCGATGCGCAAGGGCCAGGTCGAGAACGACGTCTTCGCCAAGCTGGCCGCCGACGAGCGCCTGGGCCTGACCCGCGAGCAGATCGAGGCGCTGGTCGCCGAACCGATCACCTTCACCGGCGCCGCGGTCGCGCAGACCCAGGCTGTCGTACGCAAGGTCGCGGCGCTCGCGGAGAAGTACCCGGACGCGGCGGCGTACACGCCCGGCGCGATCCTGTGA
- a CDS encoding SDR family oxidoreductase, with amino-acid sequence MSRSTTPGRGTRFLEGRVVAITGGARGIGAETARLARDAGADVVIGDRDVAHLEQAAQELGVRWHPLDVTSPEDWTGFVSAAGEVDVLVNNAGIMPVGEFLAEDPRVTRQIFEVNTFGVIHGTRAVAPGMVARGRGHVVNIASAVGRVALPNGASYSASKHAVVGFTEAMRAELAPAGVEVSMVLPVIVNTALGAGVARTRGVPTLDPEQVADVVVDVMRRPVPEAWAPRWGQPVTKISQALPRRFQDVARRLMGADDVLTHADAGVRASYEAEARQG; translated from the coding sequence ATGAGTCGTTCCACCACACCCGGACGGGGCACCCGCTTCCTCGAGGGGCGCGTCGTCGCGATCACCGGCGGAGCCCGCGGCATCGGCGCCGAGACCGCCCGCCTGGCCCGCGACGCGGGCGCCGACGTCGTCATCGGCGACCGCGACGTCGCCCACCTCGAGCAGGCGGCCCAGGAGCTCGGGGTGCGCTGGCACCCGCTCGACGTCACCTCCCCCGAGGACTGGACCGGCTTCGTGAGCGCCGCCGGGGAGGTCGACGTGCTGGTGAACAACGCCGGGATCATGCCGGTGGGGGAGTTCCTCGCCGAGGACCCGCGGGTGACCCGGCAGATCTTCGAGGTCAACACCTTCGGCGTCATCCACGGCACCCGTGCCGTGGCGCCGGGGATGGTCGCCCGGGGCCGTGGGCACGTCGTCAACATCGCCTCGGCCGTGGGCCGGGTGGCCCTGCCCAACGGGGCCTCGTACTCGGCCTCCAAGCACGCCGTCGTCGGCTTCACCGAGGCGATGCGCGCCGAGCTCGCGCCCGCCGGGGTGGAGGTCTCCATGGTCCTGCCCGTGATCGTCAACACCGCCCTGGGCGCGGGGGTGGCGCGCACGCGTGGGGTCCCGACGCTCGACCCGGAGCAGGTCGCCGACGTCGTCGTCGACGTGATGCGGCGTCCCGTCCCCGAGGCCTGGGCACCCCGGTGGGGCCAGCCGGTCACCAAGATCTCCCAGGCGCTGCCGCGACGGTTCCAGGACGTCGCTCGCCGGCTGATGGGAGCCGACGACGTGCTCACCCACGCCGACGCGGGCGTACGCGCGTCCTACGAGGCGGAGGCGCGTCAGGGTTGA
- a CDS encoding phosphoribosylaminoimidazolesuccinocarboxamide synthase, with amino-acid sequence MADLNIPAAPAIAGTTHLHSGKVRDLYRIDEGEHAGRLLMVASDRISAYDHVLSSTIPDKGEILTRMSLWWFDQLADLVPNHVVSTDVPASVAGRAVICESLDMYPVECVARGYLTGSGLADYEATGEVCGIALPDGLEDGSRLPAPIFTPAAKAAVGDHDENVSYAAVEREVGTERAAELRDLTLAIYARAEEVARERGIILADTKFEFGARPDGTTVLADEVLTPDSSRFWPASDWQPGLVQPSYDKQIVRNWLTSDASGWDRHGDTPPPPLPIEVVELTRSKYVEAYERLTGLAF; translated from the coding sequence GTGGCCGACCTCAACATTCCCGCTGCTCCCGCCATCGCCGGGACCACCCATCTGCACAGCGGCAAGGTGCGCGACCTCTACCGCATCGACGAGGGTGAGCACGCCGGTCGTCTCCTGATGGTGGCCAGCGACCGGATCTCGGCCTACGACCACGTCCTCTCCTCGACCATCCCGGACAAGGGCGAGATCCTCACCCGGATGTCGTTGTGGTGGTTCGACCAGCTGGCCGACCTGGTGCCCAACCACGTCGTCTCGACCGACGTCCCTGCCTCCGTCGCCGGGCGCGCGGTGATCTGCGAGAGCCTCGACATGTATCCGGTCGAGTGCGTGGCTCGCGGCTACCTGACCGGCTCCGGCCTGGCCGACTACGAGGCCACCGGCGAGGTCTGCGGCATCGCCCTGCCCGACGGTCTCGAGGACGGCTCCCGGCTCCCCGCGCCGATCTTCACGCCCGCCGCGAAGGCTGCCGTCGGCGACCACGACGAGAACGTGTCCTACGCCGCCGTCGAGCGTGAGGTCGGCACCGAGCGCGCTGCCGAGCTGCGTGACCTGACGCTGGCCATCTACGCGCGGGCCGAGGAGGTCGCACGCGAGCGCGGCATCATCCTGGCCGACACGAAGTTCGAGTTCGGCGCGCGCCCCGACGGCACGACCGTGCTCGCCGACGAGGTGCTCACCCCCGACTCGTCACGCTTCTGGCCCGCCTCCGACTGGCAGCCGGGCCTCGTCCAGCCGTCCTACGACAAGCAGATCGTGCGCAACTGGCTGACCTCCGACGCCTCGGGGTGGGACCGCCACGGCGACACCCCGCCGCCGCCCCTGCCCATCGAGGTCGTCGAGCTGACCCGCTCGAAGTACGTCGAGGCGTACGAGCGCCTCACCGGCCTGGCCTTCTGA
- a CDS encoding carboxymuconolactone decarboxylase family protein — translation MTFLSEPVDGPAVQTLYAADVADDGYVMNLTHLWAHDPPTNEALTSLLVHTAEVARLTPADRGVLICATAAALGDSYCALAWGGRLSRLADEATALAVLRGELDDLPQRVRTLAQWADAVVRNPAATQATDVDALRTVGFDDRQVFALTTYVALRLAFSSVNASLGATPDPQLRDDAPPAVAETVTWGRGVED, via the coding sequence ATGACCTTTCTCAGCGAACCCGTGGACGGGCCCGCCGTCCAGACGCTCTACGCCGCCGACGTCGCCGACGACGGCTACGTGATGAACCTGACCCACCTGTGGGCCCATGACCCACCCACCAACGAGGCCCTCACCTCACTGCTGGTGCACACCGCGGAGGTCGCCCGGCTCACGCCGGCCGACCGTGGCGTGCTGATCTGCGCGACGGCCGCTGCGCTCGGTGACAGCTACTGTGCGCTGGCCTGGGGCGGGCGGTTGAGCCGCCTCGCCGACGAGGCGACCGCGCTGGCGGTGCTGCGCGGCGAGCTCGACGACCTGCCCCAACGGGTCCGGACCCTGGCGCAGTGGGCCGACGCCGTGGTGCGGAACCCCGCGGCCACGCAGGCGACAGACGTCGACGCGCTGCGCACGGTGGGCTTCGACGACCGCCAGGTCTTCGCCCTCACCACCTACGTCGCGCTCCGCTTGGCCTTCTCCAGCGTCAATGCCTCCCTCGGCGCCACTCCCGACCCCCAGCTGCGCGACGACGCCCCGCCCGCGGTCGCCGAGACGGTGACCTGGGGGCGGGGCGTCGAGGACTGA
- a CDS encoding antibiotic biosynthesis monooxygenase family protein, with amino-acid sequence MSVVKINAISLPPQAGPELERRFAERASTVQDSPGFLGFQLLRPTAGEERYFVVTQWADEESFAAWRDGDSRAAHAGQHGKPVATGADLMEFEVVLDVRGDKG; translated from the coding sequence ATGTCCGTCGTGAAGATCAACGCCATCTCCCTCCCACCGCAGGCCGGCCCCGAGCTGGAGCGTCGCTTCGCCGAACGTGCCAGCACGGTGCAGGACTCTCCCGGGTTCCTCGGCTTCCAGCTGCTGCGTCCCACCGCCGGCGAGGAGCGCTACTTCGTCGTGACCCAGTGGGCCGACGAGGAGTCGTTCGCCGCCTGGCGTGACGGCGACTCACGCGCCGCCCATGCCGGGCAGCACGGCAAGCCGGTGGCCACCGGCGCTGACCTCATGGAGTTCGAGGTCGTGCTCGACGTCCGGGGCGACAAGGGGTGA
- a CDS encoding RNA polymerase sigma factor, with the protein MWVAPGPLGPDPAAGRPETYDDVTGRSATGLYGDEVSASSYELTVADLAVGLRDGDRDCLEEVFRRWSSLVHTVAVRALGAHHEAEDVTQQVFISAWRSRHTLNPSDHALPAWLIGIARHRISDRLAERARDAQKVASVVAREASSGVQEQGEPAASDAMGGVVDRLVLAQQVDELGEPRRTILRLAFHEDLTHEQISTRTGLPLGTVKSHLRRGLVHLRRTLEEVRHEFS; encoded by the coding sequence GTGTGGGTCGCCCCCGGGCCGCTCGGCCCGGACCCGGCCGCCGGCCGTCCCGAGACGTACGACGACGTCACGGGGCGGTCGGCCACGGGGCTGTACGGTGACGAGGTGAGCGCCTCGAGCTACGAGCTGACGGTCGCCGACCTGGCCGTAGGCCTGCGGGACGGTGACCGGGACTGCCTCGAAGAGGTCTTCCGACGGTGGTCGTCGCTGGTGCACACGGTCGCGGTCCGCGCCCTCGGTGCCCACCACGAGGCGGAGGACGTCACCCAGCAGGTCTTCATCTCGGCGTGGCGCAGTCGCCACACCTTGAACCCCAGCGACCACGCGCTGCCGGCGTGGCTGATCGGCATCGCGCGGCACCGGATCTCCGACCGGTTGGCCGAACGAGCCCGTGACGCCCAGAAGGTCGCCTCGGTCGTCGCCCGTGAGGCCAGCTCCGGTGTGCAGGAGCAAGGCGAGCCGGCGGCGTCCGACGCCATGGGCGGTGTCGTCGACCGGCTGGTGCTGGCGCAACAGGTCGACGAGCTCGGTGAGCCGCGGCGTACGATCCTGCGCCTGGCCTTCCACGAGGACCTCACCCACGAACAGATCTCCACCCGGACCGGACTTCCGCTCGGCACGGTCAAGAGCCACCTGCGACGCGGCCTGGTCCACCTACGACGGACGCTGGAGGAGGTGCGTCATGAGTTCAGCTGA
- a CDS encoding BCCT family transporter produces MRDTTDRHGPQLTPEPEFPADDAAERHPALDYAPLDDQQRGGFDKVVFGVTAAIVLAFLAWGAADTEGLATWSSGALGWIIEHTGWLFILVSSGFVVFVLWLAIGKYGNIPLGRDDEAPEFRTTSWVAMMFSAGMGIGLMFWGAAEPLEYVRNVIPGTDADHAVETAMAQTLFHWTLHPWAIYCVVGLAVAYGLYRKGRVQLISAVFRPLLGKAVDGPVGKVIDMLAIFATLFGSAASLGLGALQIAEGYRIVSGGNQVTNTFLVLLIVGLTIAFIVSAVSGVARGIQWLSNINMVLALLLALFVFLVGPTIFVLNMVPTALGSYVDQMGVMAGRTGAEGPEVAGWLGSWTVFYWAWWVSWTPFVGMFIARISRGRTIRQFVTGVLLVPSVVSLLWFAIFGGAAIFETQNGVDLGDNSTQVLFRLLDQYPVAEVTSVLVMVLVGIFFVSGADAASIVMGSLSERGAVEPKRLNVVFWGSLTGAVAAVMLVIGNNSGQGGDAALQGLQNVTIVAALPFVVVMIGICVSLVRDLSRDPMVVRRAYAISRVEEAVVQGLTDHGDEFALAVVHDEAGTNPVTLPDLTVPDPDEASVVADGRVGEQIEVAAGVPDSDTDAAEELPRV; encoded by the coding sequence ATGCGTGACACCACAGACCGGCACGGACCCCAATTGACGCCGGAGCCGGAGTTCCCGGCCGACGACGCCGCGGAACGGCACCCGGCCCTCGACTACGCCCCTCTCGACGACCAGCAGCGTGGCGGCTTCGACAAGGTGGTCTTCGGCGTCACCGCCGCCATCGTCCTGGCCTTCCTGGCCTGGGGTGCCGCCGACACCGAGGGCCTCGCCACCTGGTCGAGCGGCGCCCTGGGGTGGATCATCGAGCACACCGGGTGGCTGTTCATCCTGGTCTCCAGCGGCTTCGTGGTCTTCGTGCTGTGGCTGGCGATCGGCAAGTACGGCAACATCCCGCTGGGGCGTGACGACGAGGCGCCCGAGTTCCGCACCACCTCGTGGGTGGCGATGATGTTCAGCGCCGGCATGGGCATCGGCCTGATGTTCTGGGGCGCCGCCGAGCCGCTGGAGTACGTCCGCAACGTCATCCCCGGCACCGACGCCGACCACGCGGTCGAGACCGCGATGGCGCAGACGCTCTTCCACTGGACGCTGCACCCCTGGGCGATCTACTGCGTCGTCGGCCTCGCGGTGGCGTACGGCCTGTACCGCAAGGGCCGCGTGCAGCTGATCAGCGCCGTCTTCCGCCCGCTGCTCGGCAAGGCCGTCGACGGGCCCGTGGGCAAGGTCATCGACATGCTCGCGATCTTCGCGACGCTCTTCGGCTCCGCCGCCTCGCTGGGGCTGGGCGCCCTGCAGATCGCCGAGGGCTACCGCATCGTCTCGGGCGGCAACCAGGTCACCAACACCTTCCTGGTGCTGCTGATCGTCGGGCTGACCATCGCCTTCATCGTCTCGGCCGTCTCCGGCGTCGCGCGTGGCATCCAGTGGCTGAGCAACATCAACATGGTGCTCGCCCTGCTGCTCGCCCTCTTCGTCTTCCTCGTGGGCCCCACGATCTTCGTGCTCAACATGGTGCCCACCGCGCTGGGGTCGTACGTCGACCAGATGGGCGTGATGGCGGGCCGCACGGGCGCCGAGGGCCCCGAGGTCGCTGGCTGGCTCGGCTCGTGGACCGTCTTCTACTGGGCGTGGTGGGTGAGCTGGACGCCGTTCGTCGGCATGTTCATCGCCCGCATCTCGCGCGGGCGCACCATCCGCCAGTTCGTCACCGGAGTGCTCCTGGTGCCCAGCGTGGTGAGCCTGCTGTGGTTCGCGATCTTCGGTGGCGCAGCCATCTTCGAGACGCAGAACGGCGTCGACCTCGGTGACAACTCCACGCAGGTCCTCTTCCGCCTGCTCGACCAGTACCCGGTCGCCGAGGTCACCAGCGTCCTGGTGATGGTCCTGGTCGGCATCTTCTTCGTCTCCGGCGCCGACGCCGCCTCCATCGTGATGGGGTCGCTCTCGGAGCGCGGAGCGGTCGAGCCCAAGCGCCTCAACGTGGTGTTCTGGGGCTCGCTCACCGGAGCGGTGGCCGCGGTGATGCTGGTGATCGGCAACAACTCCGGCCAAGGGGGCGACGCGGCGCTGCAAGGGCTGCAGAACGTCACGATCGTCGCAGCGCTGCCGTTCGTCGTGGTGATGATCGGCATCTGCGTGTCGCTGGTGCGCGACCTCAGCCGGGACCCGATGGTCGTACGCCGCGCGTACGCGATCTCCCGTGTCGAGGAGGCCGTCGTCCAAGGACTCACCGACCACGGCGACGAGTTCGCCCTGGCCGTGGTGCACGACGAGGCCGGCACCAACCCGGTCACCCTGCCCGACCTCACCGTGCCCGACCCGGACGAGGCCTCGGTCGTCGCCGACGGGCGGGTCGGGGAGCAGATCGAGGTGGCTGCCGGTGTCCCCGACTCCGACACCGACGCGGCCGAGGAGCTGCCCCGGGTCTGA
- the purD gene encoding phosphoribosylamine--glycine ligase, protein MKTLVIGTGGREHALALALSRDPGVTEVHAAPGNPGIGAFATLHPVDLMDGAAVAALAKEVGADLVVVGPEAPLVAGVADAVRAAGVAVFGPSAAAAQLEGSKAFSKEVMAAAGVPTAGSRTCTTAAEYAAALDAFGAPYVVKDDALAAGKGVVVTLDRAEALAHAEACGRVVIEEFLDGPEVSLFAVCDGAGAYALQPAQDFKRIFDGGQGPNTGGMGSYSPLPWAPADLAEAVLATVVQPTLDEMIRRGAPFVGCLYVGLALTESGPRVIEFNVRFGDPDIQPVLAVLTSPLGELLAAAATGELSRVAPPQFSDGASVTVVLASAGYPESSSKGDVITGVEAADALPDVDVIHAGTATDGEGRLVTAGGRVLAVRALGADVADARARAYAGADQIAFDGLQRRSDIAAEPLGVVEGASLKESDH, encoded by the coding sequence GTGAAGACCCTCGTGATCGGTACCGGTGGCCGTGAGCACGCCCTCGCCCTGGCTCTCTCCCGTGATCCGGGGGTCACGGAGGTGCACGCCGCGCCGGGCAACCCCGGCATCGGGGCCTTCGCCACGCTCCACCCCGTCGACCTCATGGACGGTGCCGCCGTCGCCGCGCTCGCGAAGGAGGTCGGCGCTGACCTGGTCGTCGTCGGCCCCGAGGCGCCGCTGGTCGCCGGGGTCGCCGACGCCGTCCGCGCCGCCGGGGTCGCGGTGTTCGGGCCGTCGGCCGCCGCCGCACAGCTCGAGGGGTCCAAGGCCTTCTCCAAGGAGGTCATGGCCGCCGCGGGCGTGCCGACCGCCGGCTCGCGCACCTGCACCACCGCCGCCGAGTACGCCGCCGCGCTCGACGCCTTCGGTGCCCCGTACGTCGTCAAGGACGACGCGCTCGCCGCCGGCAAGGGCGTCGTGGTCACCCTCGACCGTGCGGAGGCGCTCGCCCACGCCGAGGCCTGCGGCCGGGTGGTGATCGAGGAGTTCCTCGACGGCCCGGAGGTCTCCCTCTTCGCGGTCTGCGACGGCGCAGGGGCCTACGCGCTGCAGCCGGCGCAGGACTTCAAGCGGATCTTCGACGGCGGCCAGGGGCCGAACACCGGCGGGATGGGGTCGTACTCGCCGCTGCCGTGGGCGCCGGCCGACCTCGCCGAGGCCGTGCTCGCGACCGTCGTGCAGCCGACCCTGGACGAGATGATCCGCCGAGGCGCCCCCTTCGTCGGGTGCCTCTACGTCGGGCTGGCGCTCACCGAGAGTGGTCCCAGGGTCATCGAGTTCAACGTGCGCTTCGGTGACCCCGACATCCAGCCCGTGCTGGCGGTGCTCACCTCGCCGCTGGGCGAGCTGCTCGCCGCTGCGGCCACCGGGGAGCTCTCCCGGGTCGCGCCGCCCCAGTTCTCCGACGGCGCCTCCGTCACCGTGGTGCTGGCCTCGGCCGGCTACCCGGAGTCCTCGTCGAAGGGCGACGTGATCACCGGAGTCGAGGCGGCCGACGCGCTGCCCGACGTCGACGTGATCCACGCCGGCACCGCCACCGACGGCGAGGGCCGACTGGTCACCGCCGGTGGGCGCGTCCTCGCTGTCCGCGCCCTGGGCGCCGACGTCGCCGACGCCCGCGCCAGGGCCTACGCCGGCGCCGACCAGATCGCGTTCGACGGCCTCCAGCGCCGCTCGGACATCGCAGCCGAACCCCTGGGCGTCGTCGAAGGCGCCTCACTCAAGGAGTCTGACCACTGA
- a CDS encoding fasciclin domain-containing protein, producing MKRLTGSIAALATAATILATVGPVGTANAAPKERSLVKVLTSDGNHFDKNRNDFDIVTEAALAVVKAKPDSPVALLADGSVKLTAFIPNDEAFRLLVHDLTGKRLRSEKRIFNTLVRVAGVDTVEQVLLYHVVPGAKINSKAALKSNNAVLTTAQGGTVKVKVRTGKKPQIKLLDRDPNNRNPRVVLSKVDINKGNKQIAHGIDRVLRPIDL from the coding sequence ATGAAGCGCCTCACCGGTTCCATCGCCGCCCTCGCCACGGCCGCCACCATCCTCGCCACCGTCGGCCCGGTCGGCACGGCCAACGCCGCCCCCAAGGAGCGCTCCCTCGTCAAGGTGCTCACCTCTGACGGCAACCACTTCGACAAGAACCGCAACGACTTCGACATCGTCACCGAGGCCGCGCTGGCCGTCGTGAAGGCGAAGCCCGACTCGCCCGTCGCCCTGCTCGCCGACGGAAGCGTCAAGCTGACCGCCTTCATCCCCAACGACGAGGCCTTCCGCCTCCTCGTCCACGACCTCACCGGCAAGCGTCTGCGCTCGGAGAAGCGCATCTTCAACACCCTGGTCCGGGTGGCCGGCGTCGACACGGTCGAGCAGGTGCTGCTCTACCACGTCGTGCCGGGCGCCAAGATCAACAGCAAGGCGGCCCTGAAGTCCAACAACGCCGTGCTGACCACCGCCCAGGGCGGCACGGTCAAGGTCAAGGTCCGCACGGGCAAGAAGCCGCAGATCAAGCTGCTCGACCGCGACCCCAACAACCGCAACCCGCGCGTGGTCCTGTCGAAGGTCGACATCAACAAGGGCAACAAGCAGATCGCCCACGGCATCGACCGCGTGCTGCGCCCGATCGACCTCTGA